A genomic window from Leptolyngbya sp. BL0902 includes:
- a CDS encoding MBL fold metallo-hydrolase — protein MDATWLDSNSWLIELGGRRILIDPWLVGELVFGQQAWLFKGSHPQPRALPDNIDLILLSQGLEDHAHPPTLKALDKAIPVVGSASAAKVAQALGFTQVTALAHGERFTLADSVTIQAVPGSPIGPTTTENGYILRETATGHALFYEPHGFHAPSLKDEGPIDVVITPVLDLALPLVGPIIRGQKGALELADWLQPQVILPTADAGEVQYSGLLISLLKAMGGAEALQTALQAKGLGTQVMQPKVGQTLKLDLRSAPAVPLH, from the coding sequence ATGGATGCAACCTGGCTAGATAGTAATTCTTGGCTGATTGAATTGGGGGGGCGGCGTATCCTCATCGACCCCTGGCTGGTGGGAGAGTTGGTCTTTGGCCAGCAGGCGTGGCTGTTTAAAGGATCGCATCCCCAGCCCCGCGCCCTGCCCGACAATATTGATCTCATTTTGCTGAGTCAGGGGCTAGAAGACCACGCCCATCCGCCCACTCTAAAAGCCCTAGATAAGGCGATTCCCGTGGTTGGTTCTGCCAGTGCGGCCAAGGTGGCCCAGGCTTTGGGGTTTACCCAAGTCACAGCCCTGGCCCACGGCGAGCGGTTTACCCTGGCCGATAGCGTGACGATCCAGGCGGTTCCTGGCTCTCCCATAGGCCCCACCACCACAGAAAACGGCTACATCCTGCGGGAAACAGCGACAGGTCATGCGTTGTTCTACGAACCCCACGGCTTCCATGCCCCCAGCCTCAAAGATGAAGGCCCGATTGATGTCGTCATCACCCCCGTGCTAGATTTGGCCCTGCCCCTGGTTGGCCCCATCATTCGCGGCCAAAAGGGTGCCCTAGAACTGGCAGACTGGCTGCAACCCCAGGTAATTTTGCCCACCGCCGATGCTGGAGAAGTGCAGTACAGCGGCCTGCTCATCTCCCTGCTGAAGGCGATGGGCGGGGCGGAGGCGCTGCAAACGGCCCTGCAAGCTAAGGGCTTGGGTACTCAGGTGATGCAGCCCAAAGTTGGGCAAACGCTGAAGCTGGATCTGCGCTCTGCCCCCGCAGTGCCCTTACACTAG
- the map gene encoding type I methionyl aminopeptidase, whose product MNFLTKLMSGHSATPTLPKRSRRVRGVELKSEAEIAIMRQSARIVATVLKEIEAMVEPGMSTADLDAHAEKRIREMGATPSFKGYHGFPASICACLNDEVVHGIPHKRHIIRRGDLLKVDTGAYYNGFHGDSCITLAVGEVSAKAQRLKEAAEAALYAGISQVKPGNTLLDIAGAVEDCVNSYGFSVVEDFTGHGVGRNLHEAPSVFNFRTRQLPNVTLQPGMTLAIEPILNAGSKQTRTLKDQWTVVTVDRSLSAQFEHTVLVSETGYEILTDRTTIEVAAPLPSA is encoded by the coding sequence ATGAACTTTTTGACTAAGCTCATGTCTGGCCACAGCGCCACGCCCACCCTGCCCAAGCGCAGCCGTCGAGTCCGGGGGGTGGAGTTGAAGTCGGAAGCGGAGATTGCGATTATGCGCCAGTCGGCCCGCATTGTGGCGACGGTGCTCAAGGAAATTGAGGCGATGGTGGAGCCGGGAATGTCTACCGCCGACCTTGATGCCCACGCCGAGAAGCGCATCCGCGAGATGGGGGCTACCCCCAGTTTTAAGGGCTATCATGGCTTTCCGGCCTCGATTTGCGCCTGCCTTAACGATGAGGTGGTACATGGTATTCCCCACAAGCGGCACATTATCCGGCGGGGTGACTTGCTGAAGGTAGACACCGGAGCCTACTACAACGGCTTCCATGGCGACTCCTGCATCACCCTTGCCGTGGGGGAGGTGTCTGCCAAGGCGCAGCGGCTCAAGGAAGCGGCGGAAGCTGCTCTCTACGCCGGAATTAGCCAAGTCAAGCCCGGTAATACCCTGCTCGACATTGCCGGAGCCGTGGAGGATTGCGTCAACAGCTACGGCTTCAGCGTGGTGGAAGATTTCACCGGGCACGGGGTGGGCCGCAACCTGCACGAAGCCCCCTCGGTGTTCAATTTCCGGACTCGCCAGTTGCCCAATGTCACCCTGCAACCGGGCATGACCCTAGCCATTGAGCCCATCCTGAATGCTGGATCGAAGCAAACCCGCACCCTCAAAGATCAGTGGACGGTGGTGACGGTGGATCGATCCCTCTCCGCCCAGTTCGAGCATACGGTGCTGGTCAGCGAAACGGGCTACGAAATCCTCACGGATCGCACCACCATTGAGGTTGCGGCCCCTCTCCCATCAGCCTAG
- a CDS encoding glycoside hydrolase family protein yields MTPLSSHGTPLAPQPRRRIKRRKKRQKGNALPLVLLGVALLGWVGLRAIPTPSLRKIQEVVWVSHPQPLAMEGGDPYIRALMRTISAAESNTSRPYTVLYGGESFSPANRHPNLCVPITAGPNTGNCTTAAGRYQFLTQTWEEKAEKYHPRPPAWYTVWGEYSFDPEYQDMVVYRWLKDNNAWGFDLSVALREGRLDDVLRRLSGTWTSLGYGIESNTMTARLPRIYRNLLEEELQNAPAGSYVNPTASPL; encoded by the coding sequence GTGACTCCTCTCTCCTCCCATGGCACGCCTCTTGCACCCCAGCCTCGGCGGCGGATAAAACGCCGCAAAAAACGCCAAAAGGGCAACGCACTGCCCCTCGTGCTCTTGGGGGTGGCGCTCCTGGGCTGGGTAGGATTGCGGGCGATTCCGACCCCCTCCCTGCGCAAAATTCAAGAGGTGGTGTGGGTCAGCCATCCCCAACCCCTGGCCATGGAGGGCGGCGATCCCTACATCCGTGCCCTGATGCGAACCATCTCGGCGGCAGAGTCCAATACCAGCCGTCCCTACACGGTGCTTTACGGCGGCGAATCCTTCTCTCCGGCCAACCGCCATCCCAACCTTTGCGTACCCATCACCGCTGGGCCTAACACCGGGAACTGCACCACCGCTGCCGGACGCTACCAGTTCCTCACCCAAACCTGGGAGGAAAAGGCCGAAAAATATCACCCTCGCCCCCCTGCGTGGTACACCGTTTGGGGCGAATACAGCTTCGACCCAGAGTACCAAGACATGGTGGTCTACCGCTGGCTCAAAGACAACAACGCCTGGGGGTTTGACCTGTCTGTAGCTCTGCGGGAGGGGCGATTGGATGATGTATTGCGCCGCCTCTCCGGCACCTGGACGAGCCTAGGCTACGGCATCGAGTCCAACACGATGACCGCCCGCCTGCCCCGCATCTACCGCAATTTGCTGGAGGAGGAACTGCAAAATGCCCCCGCTGGCTCCTACGTCAACCCCACGGCTAGCCCGTTGTAG